The DNA segment ACAGAAGGAGAAAAAAGAGAGTGAAGAGAAAGCGTTTCAACGGTTATTCCTTGTATTCATAAATTATGACGTGGGTGTTCAATTCAGATTCCCACACATGGGCGGTGACTCCGAAGACTTCTTGTATGGTTTCGGTGGTCAGGGCTTCGGAGGGAGTGCCGAAGGAGTGGAGCGTCCCGTCGTTCAGAACCATGATCCTGTCACAATGGGCTGAAGCCATGTTGAGATCGTGCAGGACTGCGACGATCGTATGGTTTTCCGTATGGGCCAGTCGTTTGAGTTCGGCCATGGATGCCAAAGTATGCCGAATGTCCATACTCGAAGTGGGTTCATCGAGCAAGAGGCCCGGTGTGCTCTGTGCCAGGGCTCGTGCAAAGATCGTCCGCTGCCTTTCCCCACCTGAAAGATGGAAAAGAGCACGATTTCCCAGAAGGGTTATATCCATTGTGTTCATGGCTGCTTCAACGGCTTCTCGATCACCTTTCGTAGGTCGGGAGAACCGGGGAATATATGGGTGGCGACCCATGAAAACGATCTCTTCGACCGTGAATGGAAAATTGAAATTGAATTCCTGTGGCACAGTGGCGGTCAAGCGTGCCAGCTCTTCTGAAGAAAAGGTTTCCATGGGTGAATCGTTTATCAGGATACGCCCGTTTTGGGGTGAGAGGTGCCCGGCAACAAGGTCAAGCAGCGTGGATTTACCACTGCCGTTTGGCCCGACAATGGCATGGAAATATCCCGGTTCGAAAGTGACATTCAGGTTATGCAGGACAGTGGAAGAGTCATATCCGAAGTCGATACCCTCAAGGGTATAGGTGACCTTATTCATATCGGCGCTCTTTTCCTGCCCTGCTGAAAATCCAGCAGAAAATTGGCCCGCCGATGAGCGCGGTCAAGACTCCAATGGGAACTTCATGGGGCAGGATGGTACGAGTCAGGGTGTCGGCCCCGAGCAGCAGCAGTGCTCCACCGAGTCCGGAAGCTGGGATCAGCCATCGGTTGTCAG comes from the Pseudodesulfovibrio piezophilus C1TLV30 genome and includes:
- a CDS encoding ABC transporter ATP-binding protein; the encoded protein is MNKVTYTLEGIDFGYDSSTVLHNLNVTFEPGYFHAIVGPNGSGKSTLLDLVAGHLSPQNGRILINDSPMETFSSEELARLTATVPQEFNFNFPFTVEEIVFMGRHPYIPRFSRPTKGDREAVEAAMNTMDITLLGNRALFHLSGGERQRTIFARALAQSTPGLLLDEPTSSMDIRHTLASMAELKRLAHTENHTIVAVLHDLNMASAHCDRIMVLNDGTLHSFGTPSEALTTETIQEVFGVTAHVWESELNTHVIIYEYKE